The Porites lutea chromosome 4, jaPorLute2.1, whole genome shotgun sequence genome contains a region encoding:
- the LOC140934025 gene encoding melatonin receptor type 1B-like, whose protein sequence is MSISQELSNRSKSFVWIESAWFAVTNVIAFFGSLSVCFAVYRNQRLRTLANMFILALAVSDIMISIFSMPFSVATLVHGRWIFGADFCQFQAFALFLFGLASLNTMGVIAVSRYFCVVKPEKYITLFTRKRIFLYISFVWFLALFATVPPLFFKEGGYQFQPGKAMCLYSFEVSIGYTVFLECVYLGTPLTLITICYAKVFYTVSRSNRVFSQVSNPQQLRANVEEAKVTKTLAAVMAGFSFCWLPICVIDYIDLARGKPTLPRRLYLVYGFLIYLSSTINPFIYGATNRLFRREYKAILEAILRKLPAVSSDLFRRSNPSQSQNTQSSHVQTNEKMEIETLS, encoded by the coding sequence ATGTCAATTTCCCAGGAGCTTTCTAATAGGAGCAAGTCATTTGTTTGGATTGAATCGGCTTGGTTTGCTGTAACTAATGTCATCGCCTTCTTCGGAAGCCTTTCGGTTTGTTTTGCAGTATATAGAAACCAGAGACTTCGAACACTCGCTAATATGTTTATCCTAGCCCTGGCAGTCAGCGATATTATGATATCTATTTTCAGTATGCCTTTTTCAGTTGCAACATTGGTGCACGGCAGGTGGATCTTCGGAGCAGATTTTTGTCAATTTCAAGCTTTCGCGCTGTTTCTGTTTGGGCTGGCATCTCTCAACACTATGGGGGTAATCGCGGTCAGCAGATACTTTTGTGTAGTGAAGCCAGAAAAGTACATCACATTATTCACTAGGAAAAGAATCTTCCTTTACATATCTTTCGTGTGGTTTTTGGCTCTTTTCGCCACTGTACCTCCACTGTTCTTTAAAGAAGGTGGATACCAGTTTCAGCCGGGAAAGGCAATGTGTTTATACTCCTTCGAAGTTAGCATTGGTTACACGGTTTTTCTTGAATGCGTATACCTTGGCACACCATTAACCCTGATCACAATTTGCTATGCTAAAGTGTTTTACACCGTTTCGCGATCAAATCGTGTTTTTTCGCAAGTGAGTAACCCTCAGCAGCTGAGAGCTAACGTGGAAGAAGCAAAAGTGACAAAAACTTTAGCAGCAGTCATGGCTGGGTTCTCGTTTTGTTGGCTGCCAATCTGCGTAATTGATTATATAGACCTTGCGCGGGGAAAACCCACTTTGCCCCGTCGGTTATACTTAGTGTACGGGTTCTTGATTTATTTGAGCAGTACCATTAACCCGTTTATATACGGTGCCACGAACAGGCTCTTCAGGCGAGAGTACAAGGCTATTTTGGAAGCAATTTTACGCAAACTTCCCGCTGTCTCTTCAGACTTGTTTAGACGCTCAAATCCAAGTCAAAGCCAAAATACCCAATCTTCTCACGtccaaacaaatgaaaaaatggaaattgaaACTCTCTCATAA
- the LOC140934026 gene encoding uncharacterized protein, giving the protein MNQFFRCVFPCEVRLQLRRKSFSKKRRFIDNRMKLWVGLVFLFVSSQMGTYARPIPVPFYEALREYQSWDDHQLGSWASELGDDRETSFANDEMTANGEALRDRDGVWSRFAEGFEKFLFGKNANREDVDESDPDQPDDEDGFIVGVDDEDGNKHSLEEDDEKESEDDEPAVDEDAEGSEKDEEEEVNVPVEEGKEPVDEEEYSEEDEGGKGKERADETEDTEEVGEEEDESEDEEEDGEEDDEEKSKEQVDENEDIEEVEANEESEEENENEDEEKDGEERNREEEDEEKGKEHVDESEDAEEAEENEEENENEDEEEDGEEENHEEEDEEKGKEHVDESEDAEEVEENEEEDENEDEEEDGEEEEEEEEEEEEEEEEEEGGENNDKDQEEIENASEEAVDKSKGEKRLDENEEWKEDKESDDKEQDEEKNSEEVDEDKAKEQVDEGESNNVVDEAEGREKADKDKGPKEDGENEDAEQDGEEENSEQVKEGEGEEQVDEDDVYEEAENANDNEDNEEDNPNEEDQEPEEDEKEGVDEEENHQIDEEEDNEGVDDPDEEHDKENDQTEAGDVDGDNGNVAEDILWYALAQRYLKNYPNVSIGKLYRESKLPFNDHVHDHYSKDMSPGSKESEHGSNSQISGGGNKYVKVNNLGMAPKRLEEKNVIKAIPLRDNVEVDHNEDNDEIDTSHEMEAGDRDDDTKEGESSNYKEFKVIVAQPVN; this is encoded by the exons ATGAATCAGTTTTTTCGATGCGTTTTCCCATGTGAGGTGAGATTACAACTGCGGAGAAAAAGTTTTTCTAAAAAGAGGCGTTTTATCGATAACAGGATGAAGCTCTGGGTGGgcttagttttcctttttgtgtcaTCACAAATGGGAACTTACGCCCGCCCTATTCCAGTACCATTTTATGAAG CTTTGCGTGAGTATCAAAGTTGGGATGATCATCAACTTGGCTCTTGGGCGAGTGAACTGGGTGATGATCGCGAGACCTCATTTGCCAATGACGAAATGACCGCAAACGGCGAGGCACTGCGTGATAGAGACGGTGTATGGTCAAGATTTGCTGAAGGATTTGAAAAATTCTTATTCGGCAAGAATGCTAACCGAGAAGATGTTGATGAGAGTGATCCAGATCAACCTGATGACGAAGACGGCTTCATTGTCGGCGTTGACGACGAAGATGGTAACAAACATTCTCTTGAGGAAGATGACGAAAAAGAGAGTGAAGATGATGAACCGGCGGTCGACGAGGATGCAGAAGGAAGTGAGAAAGACGAAGAGGAAGAGGTGAACGTACCGGTTGAAGAAGGCAAAGAACCAGTTGACGAAGAGGAATACAGTGAAGAAGACGAAGGAGGTAAGGGCAAGGAGCGGGCTGACGAAACTGAAGACACCGAGGAGGTTGGCGAAGAGGAGGACGAAAGTGAAGACGAGGAGGAGGATGGTGAAGAAGACGAtgaagaaaaaagcaaagaacAGGTTGATGAAAATGAAGACATCGAAGAGGTTGAAGCGAATGAAGAGTCAGAAGAGGAGAACGAAAATGAAGATGAGGAGAAGGATGGTGAAGAAAGAAACCGTGAAGAGGAAGACgaagaaaaaggcaaagaacATGTTGATGAAAGTGAAGACGCTGAGGAGGCTGAAGAGAATGAAGAGGAGAACGAAAATGAAGATGAGGAGGAGGATGGTGAAGAAGAAAACCATGAAGAGGAAGACgaagaaaaaggcaaagaacATGTTGATGAAAGTGAAGACGCTGAAGAGGTGGAAGAGAATGAAGAGGAGGACGAAAATGAAGATGAGGAGGAGGAtggtgaagaagaagaagaagaagaagaagaagaagaagaagaagaagaagaagaagaggggggagaaaataacgacaaagaCCAGGAAGAGATCGAAAATGCGAGCGAGGAAGCAGTCGACAAAAGCAAAGGCGAGAAACGGCTTGACGAAAATGAAGAGTGGAAAGAGGATAAAGAAAGTGACGACAAAGAGCaggatgaagaaaaaaatagcgaGGAGGTCGACGAAGATAAAGCCAAGGAACAGGTTGACGAAGGTGAAAGCAACAACGTCGTTGATGAAGCTGAAGGCAGAGAAAAGGCCGACAAAGATAAAGGGCCGAAAGAGGATGGAGAAAATGAAGATGCAGAGCAGGATGGCGAAGAAGAAAACAGCGAACAGGTCAAAGAAGGTGAAGGCGAGGAACAGGTTGACGAAGATGACGTCTACGAAGAAGCCGAGAATGCAAACGATAATGAAGACAATGAAGAGGATAATCCAAATGAAGAAGATCAGGAGCCTGAAGAAGACGAAAAAGAAGGAGTTGATGAAGAAGAAAATCATCAAATTGACGAAGAAGAGGACAATGAAGGAGTTGATGATCCTGATGAAGAACACGATAAAGAAAATGACCAAACTGAGGCAGGAGATGTTGACGGTGATAATGGCAATGTTGCCGAAGACATACTGTGGTATGCACTTGCACAGCGGTACTTGAAGAATTACCCGAATGTGAGTATTGGAAAGCTTTACCGTGAGAGCAAGCTACCTTTTAATGATCACGTCCACGATCATTACTCAAAAGACATGTCACCCGGCAGTAAAGAGTCAGAGCATGGAAGCAACAGTCAGATTTCTGGAGGAGGAAACAAGTATGTAAAGGTTAATAACCTCGGTATGGCACCAAAGCgcttggaagaaaaaaacgtcATCAAAGCGATACCCTTGAGAGATAATGTCGAGGTGGACCATAACGAAGACAATGATGAAATTGATACCAGTCATGAAATGGAAGCAGGTGATCGTGATGATGACACAAAAGAGGGAGAGAGCTCCAATTACAAGGAGTTCAAAGTTATTGTGGCACAGCCTGTTAACTGA
- the LOC140935553 gene encoding uncharacterized protein isoform X2, producing the protein MEGSELRQIRVVNNDISFGKTQQDEETLQLHDLHYTGDSTFLPGPCQHNKKFACVFLPCAVPLFYIGGELLFASAVFCLLITYLVDNTSKSKQRKSVFNLGLIFIYNVFIVLSGGVGFLQFKQLQSEEPEFVKNMEYVLYISYPIVGQLTLTAVAGNVFSWAVSPFFCILFGFLFLQIFYPPSKSSFSYQRFVHRAGEERPPESFILSSLEKTLLLFSLISVPGSMFIVINFLDLIHFTTWVKLLLCGILPVFLCTCLDIKEEMEFLEFSKDNVAKVKLGCGLGSMILLSVILMLSGSVGVQTFPLMIGNMTCGVLIWIINSREKWKVYQFMPYVGLIILTSLGLFTMPWSLFHPFHFFSLPLWGVNVLLCFVSCLSVLCVFVASSGAYSEWLNPLLVIHSSGFVLSENILATEKLYPSYFLLGTMLFAGYISERLHSVGKLNLQSMLLCIAIHGSKVPLCLSMVLPYSPVAASVLLPSLFLISPSLLMFLFTFAVSKVIEAPRDMTLNEGLKLCIVSGIATIFAYDVLILPLWFMMTHRIPSLPDVFAAVLFIWGTLCLKLSHVHFSHNLFLKRLNVLVLCTSVLLEILQPDLNIYKVLEALFVYLVCLVYPPAFTIENTLLSESIVLSWFILIALTVLIAVLTKVITLEQLSWSQRVVVASVIGVVPGLKSSALMAPVLRPPLFCLLFGISSALVLYLLMSSWKPISGQTLVNFSTSYLLLGGCFVGCVMSEMLSGFRIQSHKGPRQPSPVSPSLLYQLCIHLVLGLGLKRGSVTQQESLEEKKGKLPSGLVLQSSSFFANISLSTAFLLALLCSPSDYWELWVSCAVFSLLFLRPEGTPYIQGVKLQFTPALPVAMALAICMFPRTVTEALPVQFTWLSVIGYVLEILALLCSLPTYLVLVRALWQDGEISLVEQQLVMFTAPSNVVQLIYCSTLSARILGFVGIATVYWLFNDVKITKK; encoded by the exons ATGGAGGGATCTGAACTTCGTCAAATACGCGTTGTAAACAACGACATTTCTTTTGGAAAAACCCAGCAAGATGAAGAGACG CTGCAGTTACATGACTTGCACTATACAGGGGATTCGACCTTCCTTCCAGGACCCTGTCAGCACAACAaaaaatttgcctgtgttttTCTTCCGTGTGCTGTGCCACTGTTTTACATTGGAGGAGAATT GTTGTTTGCATCAGCAGTTTTTTGTCTTCTGATAACATATCTCGTAGACAACACCTCGAAGAGTAAACAAAG GAAATCGGTGTTTAATCTGGGTCTCATAtttatttacaatgtatttattGTGCTGTCAG GTGGGGTTGGTTTTCTTCAGTTCAAGCAATTACAGAGTGAAGAGCCTGAATTTGTTAAG aACATGGAATATGTCCTATATATTAGTTATCCAATCGTTGGCCAGTTGACCTTGACTGCAGTGGCAGGAAATGTTTTCAGCTGGGCTGTGTctcctttcttttgtattttatttgg atttctttttcttcaaatcttTTATCCACCAAGTAAATCATCCTTTTCCTACCAGAGATTTGTTCATAGAGCAGGGGAAGAAAGACCTCCTGAAA GTTTTATTCTCAGCAGTCTCGAAAAGACACTATTACTTTTCAGCCTAATTTCTGTGCCTGGTTCTATGTTTATTGTTATCAATTTTTTGGATCTCATTCATTTTACTACTTGG GTGAAACTACTGTTATGTGGCATTCTTCCTGTCTTTCTTTGTACATGTCTGGACATCAAAGAAGAGATGGAATTCTTAG AATTTTCCAAAGATAATGTAGCTAAAGTAAAATTAGGATGTGGCCTGGGAAGTATG ATCCTGTTGAGTGTCATATTAATGTTGTCTGGCTCTGTTGGTGTGCAAACGTTCCCACTTATGATCGGGAACATGACTTGTGGGGTACTTATTTGGATCATAAATAGTCGAGAAAAGTGGAAG GTTTACCAGTTTATGCCATATGTAGGGCTCATTATTCTGACCTCCCTTGGACTGTTTACAATGCCATGGTCACTTTT TCATCCATTCCATTTCTTCTCTCTACCATTGTGGGGAGTAAATGtgcttctttgctttgttagttGTCTTTCAGTGTTATGTGTTTTTGTTGCTTCTAGTGGAGCTTATAGTGAATGGTTAAACCCTCTTTTGGTGATTCACTCATCAG GTTTTGTATTGTCTGAAAATATTCTTGCAACAGAGAAGCTCTATCCGAGTTACTTTTTATTGGGAACTATGCTTTTTGCTGGTTACATCTCTGAAAG GCTTCACAGTGTTGGCAAGCTGAACTTACAGTCCATGTTACTCTGTATTGCTATCCATGGTTCCAAGGTACCCCTGTGTCTCTCAATGGTCCTTCCCTACTCTCCAGTAGCCGCCTCTGTATTGCTTCCCAGTCTGTTCCTGATTTCACCTTCACTTCTGATGTTTCTCTTTACATTTGCTGTGAGCAAAGTTATTGAGGCACCAAGAGATATGACTTTGAATGAG GGCTTAAAGCTCTGCATAGTTTCAGGAATTGCTACAATTTTTGCCTACGATGTCTTAATCCTCCCACTGTGGTTCATGATGACCCATAGAATTCCTTCACTTCCTGATGTATTTG CTGCAGTTCTGTTCATCTGGGGAACTTTGTGCCTCAAACTGTCTCATGTGCACTTCTCACATAATCTTTTCCTAAAGAGACTCAATGTGCTTGTCCTTTGTACCAGTGTTTTGTTGGAGATTCTTCAACCAGACTTAAACATTTACAAG GTGCTGGAAGCACTGTTTGTGTATCTGGTGTGTTTAGTCTATCCTCCAGCATTTACTATTGAAAATACGTTGCTTTCAGA ATCTATTGTTCTTTCCTGGTTTATTCTCATTGCACTAACAGTGTTGATAGCAGTACTCACAAAGGTGATTACCTTGGAACAGTTGTCTTGGTCACAGAGAGTCGTTGTTGCTTCTGTGATTGGTGTAGTTCCTGGACTCAAAAGTTCTGCGTTG ATGGCTCCTGTGTTGCGCCCTCCATTGTTTTGTCTCCTATTTGGGATTTCATCTGCTCTTGTCTTGTATCTATTGATGTCATCTTGGAAGCCGATATCTGGACAGACACTTGTGAATTTCAG TACCTCCTACTTACTACTCGGAGGCTGCTTTGTTGGTTGTGTAATGTCAGAGATGTTAAGTGGTTTCCGCATTCAATCACATAAAG GACCTCGCCAACCGTCACCAGTCTCACCGAGCTTGTTATATCAATTGTGTATTCACCTTGTTTTGGGACTGGGTCTTAAGAGAGGCTCCGTAACACAGCAAGAGAGCCTG GAAGAGAAGAAAGGCAAACTTCCGTCTGGTCTTGTGCTTCAGAGTAGTTCGTTTTTCGCCAATATTTCTTTATCTACTGCATTTCTGTTGGCTTTGCTGTGTTCACCATCAGACTATTGGGAATTGTGG gtGAGCTGCGCTGTTTTTTCATTGCTGTTTTTAAGACCCGAAGGAACTCCCTATATTCAAGGTGTCAAGTTACAATTCACTCCGGCCCTACCGGTGGCTATGGCTTTAGCGATCTGTATGTTTCCTAGAACAGTAACGGAGGCGTTACCTGTGCAATTTACTTGGCTGTCCGTTATTG GTTATGTTTTGGAGATATTGGCCCTTCTTTGTTCCTTGCCGACATATTTAGTCTTGGTTCGAGCACTATGGCAAGACGGCGAGATTTCATTAGTTGAACAGCAGTTGGTAATGTTTACTGCCCCCAGCAACGTCGTACAGCTTATCTACTGCAGCACTCTATCGGCAAGAATCTTAGGTTTCGTAGGAATTGCCACAGTGTATTGGTTATTTAATGATGTAAAGATTACGAAAAAATAA
- the LOC140935553 gene encoding uncharacterized protein isoform X1 — protein MEGSELRQIRVVNNDISFGKTQQDEETLQLHDLHYTGDSTFLPGPCQHNKKFACVFLPCAVPLFYIGGELLFASAVFCLLITYLVDNTSKSKQSSLVAYVLSVLIFQLTSVYCLVPFLWKSVFNLGLIFIYNVFIVLSGGVGFLQFKQLQSEEPEFVKNMEYVLYISYPIVGQLTLTAVAGNVFSWAVSPFFCILFGFLFLQIFYPPSKSSFSYQRFVHRAGEERPPESFILSSLEKTLLLFSLISVPGSMFIVINFLDLIHFTTWVKLLLCGILPVFLCTCLDIKEEMEFLEFSKDNVAKVKLGCGLGSMILLSVILMLSGSVGVQTFPLMIGNMTCGVLIWIINSREKWKVYQFMPYVGLIILTSLGLFTMPWSLFHPFHFFSLPLWGVNVLLCFVSCLSVLCVFVASSGAYSEWLNPLLVIHSSGFVLSENILATEKLYPSYFLLGTMLFAGYISERLHSVGKLNLQSMLLCIAIHGSKVPLCLSMVLPYSPVAASVLLPSLFLISPSLLMFLFTFAVSKVIEAPRDMTLNEGLKLCIVSGIATIFAYDVLILPLWFMMTHRIPSLPDVFAAVLFIWGTLCLKLSHVHFSHNLFLKRLNVLVLCTSVLLEILQPDLNIYKVLEALFVYLVCLVYPPAFTIENTLLSESIVLSWFILIALTVLIAVLTKVITLEQLSWSQRVVVASVIGVVPGLKSSALMAPVLRPPLFCLLFGISSALVLYLLMSSWKPISGQTLVNFSTSYLLLGGCFVGCVMSEMLSGFRIQSHKGPRQPSPVSPSLLYQLCIHLVLGLGLKRGSVTQQESLEEKKGKLPSGLVLQSSSFFANISLSTAFLLALLCSPSDYWELWVSCAVFSLLFLRPEGTPYIQGVKLQFTPALPVAMALAICMFPRTVTEALPVQFTWLSVIGYVLEILALLCSLPTYLVLVRALWQDGEISLVEQQLVMFTAPSNVVQLIYCSTLSARILGFVGIATVYWLFNDVKITKK, from the exons ATGGAGGGATCTGAACTTCGTCAAATACGCGTTGTAAACAACGACATTTCTTTTGGAAAAACCCAGCAAGATGAAGAGACG CTGCAGTTACATGACTTGCACTATACAGGGGATTCGACCTTCCTTCCAGGACCCTGTCAGCACAACAaaaaatttgcctgtgttttTCTTCCGTGTGCTGTGCCACTGTTTTACATTGGAGGAGAATT GTTGTTTGCATCAGCAGTTTTTTGTCTTCTGATAACATATCTCGTAGACAACACCTCGAAGAGTAAACAAAG ttctcTGGTTGCCTATGTTCTTTCAGTGCTAATTTTCCAGTTAACGTCTGTGTATTGTCTTGTTCCATTTCTTTG GAAATCGGTGTTTAATCTGGGTCTCATAtttatttacaatgtatttattGTGCTGTCAG GTGGGGTTGGTTTTCTTCAGTTCAAGCAATTACAGAGTGAAGAGCCTGAATTTGTTAAG aACATGGAATATGTCCTATATATTAGTTATCCAATCGTTGGCCAGTTGACCTTGACTGCAGTGGCAGGAAATGTTTTCAGCTGGGCTGTGTctcctttcttttgtattttatttgg atttctttttcttcaaatcttTTATCCACCAAGTAAATCATCCTTTTCCTACCAGAGATTTGTTCATAGAGCAGGGGAAGAAAGACCTCCTGAAA GTTTTATTCTCAGCAGTCTCGAAAAGACACTATTACTTTTCAGCCTAATTTCTGTGCCTGGTTCTATGTTTATTGTTATCAATTTTTTGGATCTCATTCATTTTACTACTTGG GTGAAACTACTGTTATGTGGCATTCTTCCTGTCTTTCTTTGTACATGTCTGGACATCAAAGAAGAGATGGAATTCTTAG AATTTTCCAAAGATAATGTAGCTAAAGTAAAATTAGGATGTGGCCTGGGAAGTATG ATCCTGTTGAGTGTCATATTAATGTTGTCTGGCTCTGTTGGTGTGCAAACGTTCCCACTTATGATCGGGAACATGACTTGTGGGGTACTTATTTGGATCATAAATAGTCGAGAAAAGTGGAAG GTTTACCAGTTTATGCCATATGTAGGGCTCATTATTCTGACCTCCCTTGGACTGTTTACAATGCCATGGTCACTTTT TCATCCATTCCATTTCTTCTCTCTACCATTGTGGGGAGTAAATGtgcttctttgctttgttagttGTCTTTCAGTGTTATGTGTTTTTGTTGCTTCTAGTGGAGCTTATAGTGAATGGTTAAACCCTCTTTTGGTGATTCACTCATCAG GTTTTGTATTGTCTGAAAATATTCTTGCAACAGAGAAGCTCTATCCGAGTTACTTTTTATTGGGAACTATGCTTTTTGCTGGTTACATCTCTGAAAG GCTTCACAGTGTTGGCAAGCTGAACTTACAGTCCATGTTACTCTGTATTGCTATCCATGGTTCCAAGGTACCCCTGTGTCTCTCAATGGTCCTTCCCTACTCTCCAGTAGCCGCCTCTGTATTGCTTCCCAGTCTGTTCCTGATTTCACCTTCACTTCTGATGTTTCTCTTTACATTTGCTGTGAGCAAAGTTATTGAGGCACCAAGAGATATGACTTTGAATGAG GGCTTAAAGCTCTGCATAGTTTCAGGAATTGCTACAATTTTTGCCTACGATGTCTTAATCCTCCCACTGTGGTTCATGATGACCCATAGAATTCCTTCACTTCCTGATGTATTTG CTGCAGTTCTGTTCATCTGGGGAACTTTGTGCCTCAAACTGTCTCATGTGCACTTCTCACATAATCTTTTCCTAAAGAGACTCAATGTGCTTGTCCTTTGTACCAGTGTTTTGTTGGAGATTCTTCAACCAGACTTAAACATTTACAAG GTGCTGGAAGCACTGTTTGTGTATCTGGTGTGTTTAGTCTATCCTCCAGCATTTACTATTGAAAATACGTTGCTTTCAGA ATCTATTGTTCTTTCCTGGTTTATTCTCATTGCACTAACAGTGTTGATAGCAGTACTCACAAAGGTGATTACCTTGGAACAGTTGTCTTGGTCACAGAGAGTCGTTGTTGCTTCTGTGATTGGTGTAGTTCCTGGACTCAAAAGTTCTGCGTTG ATGGCTCCTGTGTTGCGCCCTCCATTGTTTTGTCTCCTATTTGGGATTTCATCTGCTCTTGTCTTGTATCTATTGATGTCATCTTGGAAGCCGATATCTGGACAGACACTTGTGAATTTCAG TACCTCCTACTTACTACTCGGAGGCTGCTTTGTTGGTTGTGTAATGTCAGAGATGTTAAGTGGTTTCCGCATTCAATCACATAAAG GACCTCGCCAACCGTCACCAGTCTCACCGAGCTTGTTATATCAATTGTGTATTCACCTTGTTTTGGGACTGGGTCTTAAGAGAGGCTCCGTAACACAGCAAGAGAGCCTG GAAGAGAAGAAAGGCAAACTTCCGTCTGGTCTTGTGCTTCAGAGTAGTTCGTTTTTCGCCAATATTTCTTTATCTACTGCATTTCTGTTGGCTTTGCTGTGTTCACCATCAGACTATTGGGAATTGTGG gtGAGCTGCGCTGTTTTTTCATTGCTGTTTTTAAGACCCGAAGGAACTCCCTATATTCAAGGTGTCAAGTTACAATTCACTCCGGCCCTACCGGTGGCTATGGCTTTAGCGATCTGTATGTTTCCTAGAACAGTAACGGAGGCGTTACCTGTGCAATTTACTTGGCTGTCCGTTATTG GTTATGTTTTGGAGATATTGGCCCTTCTTTGTTCCTTGCCGACATATTTAGTCTTGGTTCGAGCACTATGGCAAGACGGCGAGATTTCATTAGTTGAACAGCAGTTGGTAATGTTTACTGCCCCCAGCAACGTCGTACAGCTTATCTACTGCAGCACTCTATCGGCAAGAATCTTAGGTTTCGTAGGAATTGCCACAGTGTATTGGTTATTTAATGATGTAAAGATTACGAAAAAATAA
- the LOC140935554 gene encoding histamine H2 receptor-like: protein MSLFGEYPCINETIPPSYISYTTATVSVVMSLVTMTGNILVVLAIFIDPNRDLKSPFNYFVANLAFADLLVGFVVDPLSVAFHLSEGIAKKYPTELVYIHIPYFVSSTASVLSLAALTVDRFWAITSPLSYRVKLSAKRTAFVAAGIWAFSLSFPFIYLLTGYLTYSFVFLHTVIIATFLVMLLTYVKIFRVFRDQVKQWDSLDHANSDSQAKRQAIRWEQKVTKTFMIMLALFLACYLPSCVCIYITNLCSTCSCNFIHWARDAHFLLILANSGVNPFVYAWRFENFRKAIAKLFRNIKCFGHSRSRKVDFNNLAMESTSSSQSN, encoded by the coding sequence ATGTCTTTGTTTGGTGAATACCCATGCATCAATGAGACCATTCCACCGAGTTACATTTCGTATACCACCGCGACAGTATCTGTCGTCATGAGTTTAGTGACCATGACTGGAAACATTCTCGTCGTCTTAGCCATCTTCATTGACCCGAACAGAGATCTCAAATCGCCGTTTAACTACTTTGTTGCGAACTTAGCCTTCGCTGATCTTCTGGTGGGATTTGTAGTGGATCCATTGTCGGTAGCGTTTCATTTAAGCGAAGGAATTGCGAAGAAGTACCCGACTGAACTGGTGTACATCCACATTCCGTACTTTGTTTCGTCCACAGCCTCCGTGCTCAGTCTGGCTGCTTTGACAGTGGATCGCTTTTGGGCAATAACATCTCCACTTTCTTACAGAGTAAAACTGAGTGCTAAGCGAACTGCATTTGTGGCTGCGGGGATTTGGGCCTTCTCGCTTAGCTTTCCCTTTATATACCTCCTCACTGGATACTTGACGTACTCGTTTGTCTTCCTTCATACTGTGATTATCGCTACGTTTCTGGTTATGTTATTGACTTACGTGAAAATATTTCGCGTGTTTAGGGATCAGGTTAAACAGTGGGACTCGTTGGATCACGCGAACTCTGACAGTCAAGCCAAGAGACAGGCCATAAGATGGGAACAGAAAGTAACCAAGACATTTATGATAATGCTTGCCTTATTTTTGGCATGTTATCTTCCTTCTTGTGTTTGTATTTACATCACCAATCTTTGTTCAACGTGCAGCTGTAATTTTATTCACTGGGCAAGAGATGCCCACTTTCTTTTGATTTTGGCTAATTCTGGCGTGAATCCGTTTGTTTATGCGTGGCGATTTGAGAATTTCAGGAAGGCCATTGCCAAGCTCTTCCGCAACATCAAGTGTTTCGGCCATTCGAGAAGCAGGAAAGTTGACTTCAACAATTTGGCCATGGAAAGTACCTCAAGTTCTCAGTCGAATTAA